Proteins encoded in a region of the Paenibacillus pedocola genome:
- a CDS encoding copper amine oxidase N-terminal domain-containing protein produces the protein MKNHVKAGVLGLTATLMIAGNPLNTGTTSAAPSAIEIRMNNVTVETDVAPYITNGTTMVPLKMAQQIPGSSVQWNKSSKTVTITSGGETITLVAGQKTAKIGNKEVKLEAASTLKQGRVMVPLRFIAESTRAYVLWNPKQWVVYVANPSEEIKLQSDLLSLTEK, from the coding sequence GTGAAAAATCATGTAAAAGCGGGTGTCCTCGGGCTCACTGCGACACTAATGATCGCGGGAAACCCCTTGAATACTGGAACCACTTCAGCAGCTCCTTCAGCTATTGAAATTCGAATGAATAACGTTACTGTGGAAACGGATGTGGCCCCGTATATCACTAATGGAACAACCATGGTTCCGTTGAAAATGGCCCAGCAAATACCCGGCAGCTCGGTACAATGGAATAAGTCGTCTAAGACTGTGACGATTACCTCAGGCGGGGAGACCATCACCTTAGTCGCTGGGCAAAAAACAGCAAAGATCGGAAATAAAGAAGTGAAACTGGAAGCGGCCTCAACCCTAAAACAAGGGCGTGTCATGGTTCCCCTGCGCTTTATCGCAGAATCCACCCGGGCGTATGTCCTGTGGAATCCTAAGCAATGGGTCGTATACGTCGCCAATCCCAGTGAAGAGATAAAACTACAATCGGATTTATTGAGCCTAACGGAGAAGTAA
- a CDS encoding UbiD family decarboxylase, with protein MTYRNLEECITDLEKHGHLIRIREEVDPHLEMAAIHMKVYEAGGPALLFEKVKGSRFRAVSNLFGTIERSKFIFRDTWESSQNVIALRDDPVKALKAPFKYIGTGLAARKALPLKMPGGLPSGFEEIQISDLPQIKHWQGDGGAFVTLPQVYSEDPDKPGIMNSNLGMYRIQLSGNDYEINKEVGVHYQIHRGIGIHQTHATKRGEPLKVSCFIGGPPAHTLSAVMPLPEGLSEMTFAGLLGGRHFRYSYVDGFCISADADFVITGEIYPGETKPEGPFGDHLGYYSLIHPFPVMKVHKVYAKKGAIFPFTVVGRPPQEDTAFGELIHELTGNAIKNEVPGVKEVHAVDAAGVHPLLFAIGSERYTPYQQLKQPAELLTIANRVLGTGQLSLAKYLFITAEEDRPISTHNIADFLTYILERIDLRRDIHFQTNTTIDTLDYSGTGINSGSKVIFAAVGEQKRSLCTEVPQSLTMLENFSEAKLVLPGIVALQGPAFSAYGEAELEMRRLSAAIEEQGPLADCPMIILCDDSGFISEDLSNFLWATFTRSNPSHDIYGVNSTVQFKHWSCDNVIIDARVKPHQAPPLIPDPAVQRNIERLFVQGGSLSGIRK; from the coding sequence ATGACATATCGCAATTTGGAAGAGTGCATTACTGACCTGGAAAAGCACGGGCATTTGATCCGTATCCGGGAGGAGGTCGATCCTCATCTGGAGATGGCAGCCATCCATATGAAGGTATATGAGGCAGGCGGGCCTGCATTATTATTTGAAAAGGTTAAAGGCTCAAGGTTCCGGGCGGTGTCGAATCTTTTCGGGACGATCGAACGGAGCAAGTTCATTTTCCGTGACACGTGGGAGTCTTCCCAGAACGTCATTGCCCTGCGCGATGATCCGGTGAAGGCGCTTAAAGCACCGTTTAAATATATCGGTACAGGACTAGCAGCCCGGAAGGCGCTGCCGCTTAAGATGCCCGGCGGACTTCCGTCCGGCTTCGAGGAAATTCAAATCTCCGATCTGCCGCAGATCAAGCATTGGCAGGGGGATGGCGGAGCTTTTGTAACACTGCCGCAGGTGTATTCAGAGGATCCGGACAAGCCGGGTATTATGAATTCGAATCTCGGAATGTACCGGATTCAGCTCAGCGGCAATGACTATGAGATCAATAAAGAAGTCGGGGTCCATTACCAGATTCACCGTGGTATAGGAATCCATCAGACCCATGCTACGAAGCGGGGCGAGCCGCTTAAGGTCAGCTGCTTTATCGGCGGTCCTCCGGCTCATACGCTGTCGGCTGTCATGCCGCTGCCTGAAGGCCTCAGTGAGATGACCTTCGCCGGCCTGCTGGGCGGACGCCACTTCCGCTACAGCTACGTCGATGGCTTCTGCATCAGCGCGGATGCTGATTTTGTCATTACGGGTGAGATTTATCCCGGTGAGACGAAGCCGGAAGGCCCGTTTGGCGATCATTTGGGGTACTACAGCCTGATCCATCCTTTTCCGGTGATGAAGGTACATAAGGTCTACGCCAAAAAAGGGGCAATCTTCCCCTTCACAGTCGTAGGCCGTCCACCGCAGGAGGATACAGCCTTCGGGGAGCTGATTCATGAGCTGACCGGGAATGCCATCAAGAATGAGGTGCCGGGCGTAAAAGAAGTGCATGCCGTCGATGCTGCAGGGGTGCATCCGCTGTTGTTCGCAATCGGCAGTGAGCGCTACACTCCGTACCAGCAGCTGAAGCAGCCGGCGGAGCTTCTGACTATCGCCAACCGGGTACTGGGGACTGGCCAGCTTAGCCTGGCTAAATATCTGTTCATCACTGCGGAAGAAGACCGGCCGATCAGCACGCATAACATTGCTGATTTCCTGACTTATATTCTGGAGCGGATAGATTTGCGGCGGGATATTCATTTCCAGACCAATACTACGATTGACACACTGGATTATTCGGGAACGGGGATCAACAGCGGCAGCAAGGTGATTTTTGCAGCAGTGGGTGAGCAGAAAAGAAGCTTATGCACAGAGGTGCCGCAGTCATTGACGATGCTGGAAAACTTCAGTGAGGCTAAGCTGGTGCTGCCGGGCATCGTTGCACTGCAAGGCCCGGCGTTCAGTGCTTACGGGGAAGCCGAACTGGAAATGCGCCGCTTAAGCGCCGCCATTGAAGAGCAAGGGCCGCTTGCGGATTGTCCGATGATCATCCTTTGTGATGACAGCGGCTTTATCAGCGAGGATTTGAGCAATTTCCTGTGGGCAACCTTTACGCGCAGCAACCCTTCTCACGACATTTATGGTGTAAACAGCACGGTACAGTTTAAGCATTGGTCTTGCGATAATGTTATTATCGACGCCCGCGTGAAGCCGCACCAGGCGCCGCCGTTAATCCCTGATCCGGCGGTGCAGCGCAATATTGAACGGTTATTCGTGCAGGGCGGAAGCCTTAGCGGCATCCGCAAATAG
- a CDS encoding NAD(P)/FAD-dependent oxidoreductase: MSLETLNERVKTDLSYLAYGGTDWVRPFEHPEGHVYDVVIVGGGQSGLGAAFGLLRERISNIVIIDENREGLEGPWETYARMVTLRTPKHLTSIDLGIPSLTFRAWWEAQAGPQGWEAIDKIPRGDWMNYLRWYRRVLGLPVINEVTLKLIEPGEDGIYRLHIGGAGAPSSQLLARKIVLATGIQGGGEWHVPEMIAGNLPEHLYSHTSETIDFNALAGKRIGILGGGASAFDNANYVLSEGAAEAHVFVRREQLPNVNPIRQMELSGMIERFHTLGDADKYGVISHFFKYNQPPTNDTFARAAAWPGFSLHLGSPWLKVEEVEDQAVVTTPKGEFAFDFLIVSTGLLSDPGLRPELRLVESHIARWSDCYQAPAEIANPLLDAHPYLSPGFALQSRDEEGKKLLHGLFVFNYSALASNGLSASAISGIRNAIPKLVGGVADQLFTDDRETILHSFYNYNEIEFTGEWLPAKIKS; this comes from the coding sequence ATGAGCCTGGAAACTTTAAATGAACGCGTGAAAACCGACCTTTCCTATCTCGCCTACGGTGGTACGGATTGGGTACGTCCCTTTGAGCATCCGGAAGGGCATGTCTATGATGTCGTTATTGTGGGGGGCGGGCAGAGCGGACTGGGTGCGGCCTTTGGCCTGCTGCGTGAACGGATCTCCAATATTGTGATTATTGATGAGAACCGTGAAGGCCTAGAAGGACCTTGGGAAACGTATGCCCGGATGGTTACGCTGCGTACACCCAAGCATTTGACGTCCATTGATCTGGGGATTCCTTCCCTGACCTTCCGTGCCTGGTGGGAAGCGCAAGCCGGTCCGCAGGGCTGGGAAGCCATCGACAAAATTCCGCGCGGGGACTGGATGAATTATTTGCGCTGGTACCGCCGGGTGCTCGGACTGCCGGTCATCAATGAAGTGACACTGAAGCTGATTGAGCCCGGGGAGGACGGGATTTACCGGCTGCATATCGGCGGGGCAGGGGCACCGTCCAGCCAGCTGCTGGCCCGCAAGATCGTGCTGGCTACCGGCATACAGGGCGGCGGCGAATGGCATGTGCCCGAAATGATTGCCGGCAATCTGCCGGAGCACTTGTATTCGCACACATCGGAAACCATTGATTTCAATGCACTGGCTGGCAAAAGAATTGGCATTCTCGGCGGCGGCGCTTCGGCATTTGACAATGCCAACTATGTGCTCTCGGAAGGTGCGGCAGAAGCCCATGTGTTCGTCCGTCGGGAGCAGCTGCCGAATGTGAATCCAATTCGCCAGATGGAACTCTCGGGGATGATCGAACGGTTCCATACGCTTGGAGATGCTGATAAATACGGGGTAATCTCGCATTTCTTCAAGTACAATCAGCCGCCGACGAACGATACCTTTGCCCGCGCAGCCGCGTGGCCGGGATTCAGCCTGCATCTCGGATCCCCCTGGCTGAAGGTGGAAGAGGTGGAGGATCAGGCGGTGGTGACCACGCCTAAGGGAGAGTTCGCTTTTGACTTCCTGATCGTCAGCACGGGGCTGCTCAGTGATCCGGGACTGCGGCCCGAGCTGAGGCTGGTCGAGAGTCATATCGCACGCTGGAGCGATTGCTATCAGGCTCCTGCAGAAATAGCCAATCCGCTGCTGGATGCACATCCTTACCTCAGTCCCGGCTTCGCGCTCCAGAGCCGGGATGAGGAAGGGAAGAAACTGCTGCACGGTTTATTCGTCTTCAATTATTCGGCACTGGCCAGCAACGGTTTGTCCGCCTCAGCCATATCAGGGATCAGGAACGCAATTCCGAAGCTGGTCGGCGGGGTTGCGGATCAGCTGTTCACGGATGACCGTGAGACGATTCTGCACTCTTTTTACAATTATAATGAGATTGAGTTTACCGGCGAATGGCTGCCGGCTAAGATTAAATCATAG
- a CDS encoding DUF2785 domain-containing protein, with protein MNLKEKLIIIKENGYQAPPEAFQLIKEMLKNIGSLDTELRDELIYTTLSHWIPGNSPTANELEQLLPVVLDNNHLLYRLGETNTDSVFTRSFSMLVIPLLFMRHSESPFLSKEQIHQIKENVFYSLQEERDYRGYDEEKGWAHTIAHAADALDDLAQCSELDETDLLTILDLAYEKMTITDRIYSDGEDERMVRPVISVLNRKILSKTYVEQWIQSFGDVEKSSEFLPAFRQKNNIKNFLKSLYFRVKFFKVDADLCPTIEQTLYKVEKVYYS; from the coding sequence ATGAACTTAAAAGAAAAGTTGATCATAATAAAAGAAAATGGCTACCAAGCACCTCCCGAAGCATTCCAGTTGATTAAAGAAATGTTAAAAAACATCGGTTCTCTGGATACCGAGCTGCGTGATGAGCTGATATATACAACCTTATCACACTGGATTCCTGGTAATTCTCCGACTGCAAACGAACTGGAGCAACTTCTGCCAGTTGTTTTGGATAACAACCATTTGCTTTATAGGCTTGGTGAAACCAATACAGACTCTGTCTTCACCCGATCTTTCTCTATGCTAGTCATACCGCTCCTCTTCATGAGGCATAGTGAATCACCATTTCTCTCAAAAGAGCAAATTCATCAAATAAAAGAAAATGTTTTTTACAGTTTACAAGAAGAGCGGGATTACCGTGGATATGACGAAGAAAAAGGCTGGGCTCATACCATAGCCCATGCAGCAGATGCTTTAGATGATTTGGCGCAATGTTCCGAACTGGATGAAACAGACCTCTTAACCATCCTCGATTTGGCTTACGAAAAGATGACCATAACAGATCGAATTTATTCTGATGGTGAAGATGAGAGAATGGTAAGACCCGTAATAAGTGTTTTAAATAGAAAAATACTTAGTAAGACTTATGTAGAGCAATGGATTCAAAGTTTTGGTGATGTGGAGAAGAGTTCGGAATTTCTTCCTGCCTTTAGGCAAAAAAATAACATAAAGAACTTTTTGAAAAGTTTATACTTTCGAGTTAAATTTTTCAAAGTGGATGCGGATCTCTGTCCGACTATCGAGCAAACATTGTATAAAGTAGAAAAAGTATACTATTCCTAG